A genomic region of Pseudomonas migulae contains the following coding sequences:
- a CDS encoding protein kinase has product MDTLAQLRAGLLAGTTRLDLAAGLTEFPREILDLADTLEVLNLSGNALSSLPDDFHRLIRLRVLFCDRNHFSELPASLGQCAGLTMVGFKSNRIETVPGAALPPLLRWLILTDNRISELPTELGERPFLQKLMLAGNRLQRLPESLSNCHRLELTRIAANQLTELPEWLLTLPSLTWLAYAGNPLETEADAAALDATPTIPWSQLRLAKQLGEGASGVIHQAVWKQETPVAVKLYKGEMTSDGSPLHEMNACMTAGLHPNLIRVEGRIVEHPQAQAGLVMELIEPSYCNLAGLPSLESCSRDVYASDTRFSAGVALRIASGIASVAEHLHRQGITHGDLYGHNIMWNEHGDCLLGDFGAASFHSTEDSLESRALQRIEVRAFGVLLGELLERIDSGLSDEERVHLEDLQQRCCQPDVLARPGFSEVVRALNIR; this is encoded by the coding sequence ATGGATACCCTTGCGCAACTGCGCGCCGGCCTGCTGGCTGGCACCACTCGCCTGGACCTGGCCGCCGGCCTGACGGAGTTCCCCCGGGAAATCCTCGACCTCGCGGACACGCTCGAGGTGCTCAACCTCAGTGGCAACGCGTTGAGCAGCCTGCCGGACGACTTTCACCGCCTGATCCGCTTGCGCGTGTTGTTCTGTGACCGCAACCACTTCAGCGAACTGCCCGCCAGCCTTGGCCAGTGCGCCGGGCTGACCATGGTCGGGTTCAAGTCCAACCGCATCGAAACCGTACCTGGCGCTGCGCTGCCACCGCTGTTGCGCTGGCTGATCCTCACCGACAACCGCATCAGCGAACTGCCCACCGAACTGGGGGAACGCCCGTTCCTGCAAAAGTTGATGCTGGCCGGTAATCGTCTGCAGCGTCTGCCCGAGAGCCTGAGCAATTGCCATCGTCTCGAGCTGACCCGCATCGCCGCCAACCAGTTGACCGAACTGCCGGAATGGCTGCTGACGCTGCCAAGCCTGACCTGGCTGGCCTACGCCGGTAATCCGCTGGAAACAGAAGCAGATGCGGCCGCGCTTGATGCCACGCCGACGATTCCGTGGTCGCAGTTGCGCCTGGCGAAACAGTTGGGCGAAGGCGCTTCCGGGGTCATTCACCAGGCCGTGTGGAAGCAGGAAACGCCAGTCGCAGTGAAACTCTACAAGGGCGAAATGACCAGCGATGGCTCGCCGTTGCACGAAATGAACGCCTGCATGACCGCCGGCCTTCACCCTAACCTGATCCGGGTCGAAGGACGGATCGTCGAGCATCCCCAGGCGCAAGCCGGGCTGGTCATGGAGCTGATCGAACCGAGTTATTGCAACCTCGCCGGTTTGCCGAGCCTCGAGTCCTGCAGCCGCGATGTCTACGCCAGTGACACCCGGTTCAGCGCCGGTGTGGCCTTGCGAATCGCCAGCGGCATCGCGTCGGTGGCCGAACATCTGCACCGTCAGGGCATCACCCACGGCGACCTCTATGGCCACAACATTATGTGGAACGAGCACGGTGATTGCCTGTTGGGGGACTTCGGTGCAGCGTCTTTCCACTCGACGGAGGACAGCCTTGAAAGTCGAGCATTGCAACGGATCGAGGTGCGCGCGTTTGGCGTTCTATTGGGGGAATTGCTGGAGCGGATCGACTCGGGGTTGAGCGATGAGGAGCGGGTGCATCTGGAGGATTTGCAGCAGCGTTGCTGTCAGCCGGATGTGCTGGCGCGGCCGGGGTTCAGCGAAGTAGTCAGGGCGTTGAACATTCGCTGA
- a CDS encoding ABC transporter permease, with protein sequence MSKNGPFALLFHTLVVVFMLAPLVVVCLVAFTPENTLSLPTTEFSLRWFRAVFERADFVDAFYNSLILAFSAASLATLIAVPAALAITRFEFPGRDFFNGLFLSPIIIPHLVLGVALLRLFALMGVNGSFAWLIFAHVLVITPYVLRLVLASAIGLDRSAEHAAQSLGAGRFTLFRQITLPMILPGVAGGWLLAFINSFDEVTLSIFVTSPATQTLPVRMYVYATESIDPMMAAVSALVIALTAATMILLDRVYGLDRVLVGKQ encoded by the coding sequence ATGTCCAAGAACGGTCCTTTCGCCTTGCTGTTCCATACCCTGGTGGTGGTGTTCATGTTGGCGCCGCTGGTGGTTGTCTGCCTCGTTGCGTTCACCCCGGAAAACACCCTGAGCCTGCCGACCACGGAGTTTTCCCTGCGTTGGTTCCGCGCGGTGTTCGAGCGCGCCGACTTTGTCGATGCGTTCTACAACAGCCTGATCCTGGCGTTCAGCGCGGCCAGCCTGGCGACGCTGATTGCGGTGCCGGCGGCGTTGGCGATCACTCGTTTCGAGTTCCCTGGCCGGGACTTTTTCAATGGCCTGTTCCTGTCGCCGATCATCATTCCGCACCTGGTGCTGGGTGTCGCACTGCTGCGCTTGTTTGCGCTGATGGGCGTCAACGGCAGCTTCGCCTGGCTGATTTTCGCCCACGTGCTGGTGATCACGCCGTATGTGCTGCGTCTGGTGCTGGCCTCGGCCATTGGCCTGGACCGCAGCGCCGAACACGCCGCGCAATCCCTGGGTGCCGGACGCTTCACGCTGTTCCGCCAGATCACCTTGCCGATGATTCTGCCGGGGGTCGCCGGTGGCTGGCTGCTGGCGTTCATCAACAGTTTCGACGAAGTCACGCTGTCGATCTTCGTCACCTCACCGGCCACGCAAACCTTGCCGGTGCGCATGTACGTGTACGCCACCGAATCCATCGATCCGATGATGGCGGCGGTGTCGGCCCTGGTGATTGCGCTGACGGCGGCGACGATGATTCTGCTTGATCGGGTTTATGGCCTGGATCGGGTTCTGGTGGGTAAACAATGA
- a CDS encoding (2Fe-2S)-binding protein — MALLKRLAEGDRPALDFTLDGQPASGLLGDTVLTAVLTCSEHLRGSDFSAEPRAGFCLMGACQDCWVRLGDGRRVRACSTLLEAGEQISREPGRAL, encoded by the coding sequence ATGGCTCTGCTGAAACGACTGGCCGAAGGCGACCGCCCGGCCCTGGATTTTACCCTCGACGGCCAACCGGCCAGTGGGCTGCTCGGCGACACCGTGCTGACTGCGGTGCTGACCTGCAGCGAGCATTTGCGCGGCAGCGATTTCAGCGCCGAGCCTCGCGCCGGGTTTTGCCTGATGGGGGCGTGCCAGGACTGCTGGGTTCGGCTGGGCGATGGCCGGCGGGTGCGCGCGTGTTCGACGTTGCTCGAAGCCGGCGAGCAAATCAGCCGCGAACCGGGGCGCGCCCTATGA
- a CDS encoding NAD(P)/FAD-dependent oxidoreductase, protein MKSVVIIGAGPAGIRAAQTLVAQGVRPILLDEAARGGGQIYRRQPANFKRSAVKLYGFEARKAKALHQTIDELREQLDYRPDTLVWNAEDGALDTLHEGRAARLEFSRVIVATGATDRVLPVPGWTLPGVYSLGAAQIALKFQGCAIGERVVFAGSGPLLYLVAYQYAKAGAKVVAVLDSSPFSAQARALPGLLSQPATLAKGIYYRSWLTAHGIPVHQGATLKRINGEQRVQSLSWSDSRSEHALECDAVAFAHGLRSETQLADLLGCEFAWNPLNRAWLPQRDSAGRSSVAEVYLAGDGAGIMGADAAEMAGERAALALLEDQGYPIAPQRGVQLEQALGRIDTFRQGLERAFVFPENWAAATADDVMICRCEEVRAGDIREVVREGHWEINRVKAHCRVGMGRCQGRMCGAAAAEIIACESQRAVSDIGRLRAQAPIKPLPFGLEIEP, encoded by the coding sequence ATGAAGTCGGTGGTGATCATCGGTGCCGGCCCCGCCGGGATTCGTGCAGCGCAAACGCTGGTGGCGCAGGGTGTGCGCCCGATCCTGCTGGATGAAGCCGCACGCGGCGGCGGGCAGATTTATCGGCGTCAGCCGGCGAACTTCAAACGCTCGGCGGTCAAGCTGTATGGCTTCGAAGCGCGCAAGGCGAAGGCCTTGCATCAAACGATTGATGAGTTGCGCGAGCAGCTCGATTACCGTCCCGACACCCTGGTGTGGAACGCCGAAGACGGTGCACTCGACACCTTGCACGAGGGTCGCGCCGCACGACTGGAATTCTCTCGGGTGATCGTCGCCACCGGCGCCACCGATCGGGTATTGCCGGTGCCGGGCTGGACGTTGCCGGGTGTCTATAGCCTCGGCGCCGCGCAGATCGCCCTGAAATTCCAGGGCTGCGCCATCGGTGAACGGGTGGTGTTCGCCGGCAGCGGACCGTTGCTGTATCTGGTGGCGTATCAATACGCCAAGGCCGGCGCGAAGGTGGTGGCGGTCCTCGACAGTTCGCCGTTCAGCGCTCAGGCTCGCGCCCTGCCCGGCCTGCTGTCGCAACCGGCCACCTTGGCCAAAGGCATTTATTACCGCAGCTGGCTGACCGCCCACGGCATCCCGGTGCATCAGGGTGCAACCTTGAAACGCATCAACGGCGAACAACGGGTGCAGTCGCTGAGCTGGTCCGACTCACGCAGCGAGCATGCGCTGGAGTGTGATGCAGTGGCCTTCGCCCACGGTCTGCGCAGCGAAACCCAACTGGCCGATCTGCTCGGCTGCGAATTCGCCTGGAACCCGCTCAACCGCGCCTGGCTGCCGCAACGGGACAGCGCCGGTCGCAGCAGTGTCGCCGAGGTTTACCTGGCCGGTGACGGCGCCGGCATCATGGGCGCCGACGCGGCGGAAATGGCCGGTGAACGGGCCGCCCTCGCCTTGCTCGAAGATCAGGGTTACCCGATCGCGCCGCAACGTGGCGTGCAATTGGAGCAGGCACTTGGACGGATCGACACCTTTCGCCAGGGCCTGGAACGCGCTTTCGTATTTCCGGAAAACTGGGCAGCCGCTACCGCTGATGACGTGATGATCTGCCGCTGTGAAGAAGTCCGCGCCGGCGACATCCGTGAAGTGGTGCGTGAAGGCCATTGGGAAATCAATCGGGTCAAGGCCCATTGCCGGGTTGGCATGGGCCGTTGCCAGGGTCGGATGTGTGGTGCCGCCGCGGCGGAAATCATTGCCTGCGAAAGTCAGCGGGCGGTATCCGACATCGGTCGGCTGCGGGCGCAGGCGCCGATCAAACCGTTGCCGTTTGGCCTGGAGATCGAGCCATGA
- a CDS encoding ABC transporter substrate-binding protein yields the protein MNNVKRTALLGFSCLSALLTVTQAQAEPTLYLGMNGGTMERLYADKVLPVFEKANNVKVVIVPGTSADILAKVQASKGNPQMHVMFLDDGIMYRAIAMGLCDKLEDSPTLAQIPAKGRIKDQAVAVSLGVTGLAYNTRLFKEKGWAAPTSWMDMADPRFKDKLVFQSMASSTFGLHGFLMFNRIQGGSETNVEPGFKAWPNTIGRNVLEYIPSSAKISEMLQTDEAALFPLTPTQVTALKLKGMPVEYAQPKEGAVVLNVAECAIANNTQPELAQKLAAFLLTPDAQAAALEDGDQIPSNPNTPTTDKTRGQVEAMKQYLQTAIAIDWDQVNEQRPAWNARWNRSIER from the coding sequence ATGAATAACGTCAAACGCACTGCACTGCTCGGATTTTCGTGCCTGAGCGCCCTGCTCACAGTCACCCAGGCCCAGGCCGAGCCGACGCTTTACCTCGGCATGAACGGCGGGACCATGGAGCGGCTCTACGCCGACAAGGTGCTGCCGGTTTTCGAAAAAGCCAACAACGTCAAAGTGGTGATCGTGCCCGGCACCTCGGCCGATATCCTGGCCAAGGTCCAGGCCAGCAAAGGCAACCCGCAGATGCACGTGATGTTCCTCGACGACGGCATCATGTACCGCGCCATCGCCATGGGCCTGTGCGACAAACTCGAGGACAGCCCGACCCTGGCGCAGATTCCGGCCAAGGGCCGCATCAAGGACCAGGCTGTGGCGGTCAGCCTCGGTGTCACCGGGCTGGCGTACAACACGCGACTGTTCAAGGAGAAAGGCTGGGCCGCCCCGACCTCGTGGATGGACATGGCCGACCCGCGCTTCAAGGACAAACTGGTGTTCCAGTCGATGGCCTCTTCGACCTTCGGCCTGCACGGTTTCCTGATGTTCAACCGGATTCAGGGTGGCAGCGAAACCAACGTCGAACCAGGTTTCAAGGCCTGGCCGAACACCATCGGGCGCAACGTGCTGGAATACATTCCGAGCTCGGCGAAGATTTCCGAAATGCTCCAGACCGACGAAGCGGCGCTGTTCCCGCTGACACCGACGCAAGTGACGGCCCTGAAACTCAAAGGCATGCCGGTCGAGTACGCGCAGCCGAAAGAAGGCGCGGTGGTACTCAACGTCGCCGAATGCGCCATCGCCAACAACACCCAACCGGAACTGGCGCAGAAACTCGCCGCGTTTCTGCTGACACCCGATGCACAAGCTGCCGCCCTTGAAGACGGTGATCAGATCCCGTCCAACCCGAACACCCCGACCACCGACAAGACTCGCGGCCAGGTCGAAGCGATGAAGCAGTACCTGCAAACCGCGATTGCGATCGACTGGGATCAGGTCAACGAACAGCGCCCGGCGTGGAATGCGCGGTGGAATCGCAGTATCGAGCGGTAG
- the zapE gene encoding cell division protein ZapE, with protein MAVRPPDRSRFTPRWPALRRLFGKASTASASHSATGRAVHDYFRHKAHSQGYTLSHSQQRVIDCMAQHATVLLGTSSKPLPGLYLHGAVGRGKSWLLDGFFQALPIEAKQRLHFHEFFARLHQGMFNHRDHPDPLATTLDELLKDCRALCFDEFHVHDIGDAMLITRLFKALFRRGILLLVTSNYPPEGLLPNPLYHARFKPVIDLINARMQVMEVGGPHDYRSQARTHAQQLFTQGHYVWPATMAQRQAFNLPEPDAPSIALPVGTRHLPARFCEGRTIGFTFADLCDQPTAVMDYLELCRRFDRWIIDGLPNLADCSIAAQQRFINLVDVLYDQDKHLILLGQRSLRESLGGDAIDLARTRSRLGQLIEVREAV; from the coding sequence GTGGCCGTACGACCGCCTGACCGTTCGCGCTTCACACCACGCTGGCCCGCGCTGCGCCGCCTCTTCGGCAAGGCATCGACCGCCTCCGCCAGTCACTCTGCAACGGGGCGCGCAGTCCACGACTACTTTCGCCACAAGGCCCATTCCCAGGGTTACACACTCAGCCACAGCCAACAGCGCGTGATCGATTGCATGGCGCAGCACGCCACGGTGCTGCTGGGCACTTCGTCGAAACCGTTGCCGGGGCTTTACCTGCATGGCGCCGTCGGTCGCGGCAAAAGCTGGTTGCTCGACGGATTTTTCCAGGCGCTGCCCATCGAGGCAAAACAGCGCCTGCACTTTCATGAGTTTTTCGCCCGGCTGCATCAGGGCATGTTCAATCATCGCGACCACCCTGATCCACTGGCGACCACGCTGGACGAGCTGCTGAAAGATTGCCGGGCGCTGTGCTTCGACGAGTTTCACGTCCATGACATCGGCGATGCAATGCTCATCACGCGGCTGTTCAAGGCGCTGTTCCGCCGCGGCATCCTGCTGCTGGTCACGTCGAACTACCCACCCGAAGGCTTGCTGCCCAACCCGCTCTACCATGCGCGGTTCAAACCGGTGATCGACTTGATCAACGCCCGCATGCAAGTGATGGAAGTCGGCGGTCCTCACGATTACCGCAGCCAGGCGAGAACCCACGCCCAACAGCTGTTTACCCAGGGCCATTACGTATGGCCGGCCACGATGGCGCAGCGTCAGGCGTTCAATCTGCCCGAGCCCGATGCGCCATCCATCGCGTTACCCGTCGGCACCCGGCATCTTCCCGCCCGCTTTTGCGAAGGACGAACCATCGGTTTCACCTTCGCCGACCTGTGCGACCAACCCACCGCTGTCATGGATTACCTGGAGCTGTGCCGACGTTTCGATCGCTGGATCATCGACGGGCTGCCGAACCTCGCCGACTGCTCGATTGCCGCGCAACAGCGCTTCATCAATCTGGTGGATGTGTTGTACGACCAGGACAAGCATTTGATCCTGCTGGGCCAGCGGTCGTTGCGCGAAAGCCTGGGCGGCGATGCCATTGACCTGGCGCGCACCCGTAGCCGGCTGGGGCAGCTGATTGAAGTCAGGGAAGCGGTTTGA
- a CDS encoding NAD(P)/FAD-dependent oxidoreductase, producing the protein MNEVDAVIIGGGIVGASAALFLSQAGRRVALLERDFCGSHSSGVNYGGVRRQGRPLSQLPLSQRAHEIWGRLPQLIGIDGEYQRSGHLKLARSLNDLRALQDYAASSQGFGLDLQVLDRSELRARFPWVGEVAVGASFCPDDGHANPRLVSPAFARAARRHGAQVHEQCAVGAVEHDGQRFRVSTQNGLELRAPWVLNCAGAWAGKLAEQFGEAVPMHAGHPAMLVTEPLPWVMNASTGVEGGGIYARQVARGNCVLGGGQGFALDDARARPGQHAVIEILRQAVELYPFLEGAQAIRTWSGTEGYLPDRQPVIGHSGTQPGLLHAFGFAGAGFQIGPAVGQALTEIICSGASTTSLDAFSITRFHSISVA; encoded by the coding sequence ATGAACGAGGTCGATGCAGTGATCATTGGCGGCGGCATTGTCGGCGCCTCCGCCGCGCTGTTTCTGAGCCAGGCGGGGCGCCGCGTGGCGCTGCTGGAACGCGACTTCTGCGGCTCGCATTCCAGCGGCGTGAACTACGGCGGCGTGCGCCGTCAGGGTCGGCCGCTGTCGCAACTGCCGCTGTCGCAACGGGCTCACGAGATCTGGGGCCGGTTGCCGCAGTTGATAGGCATCGACGGCGAGTACCAGCGCAGCGGCCACTTGAAACTGGCGCGCAGCCTTAACGACCTGCGCGCGCTGCAGGACTACGCCGCCAGCAGTCAGGGCTTTGGCCTCGATTTGCAGGTGCTCGATCGCAGTGAATTGCGTGCGCGCTTTCCGTGGGTCGGCGAGGTGGCGGTCGGCGCCTCGTTTTGTCCGGATGACGGTCACGCCAACCCGCGCCTGGTATCTCCGGCGTTTGCCCGTGCCGCACGGCGCCATGGCGCGCAGGTTCATGAACAATGCGCGGTGGGCGCGGTGGAGCACGACGGCCAGCGCTTTCGCGTCAGCACTCAAAACGGTCTCGAACTGCGCGCACCTTGGGTGTTGAACTGCGCGGGCGCGTGGGCTGGAAAACTCGCCGAGCAATTCGGCGAAGCGGTGCCGATGCACGCCGGGCACCCGGCGATGCTGGTCACCGAGCCGCTGCCGTGGGTGATGAACGCCAGCACCGGTGTCGAGGGCGGCGGCATTTATGCGCGCCAGGTCGCGCGCGGCAATTGTGTGTTGGGCGGTGGTCAGGGGTTTGCCCTCGACGACGCCCGCGCCCGCCCCGGTCAACACGCGGTGATCGAGATCCTGCGCCAGGCTGTCGAGCTCTACCCGTTTCTTGAAGGCGCCCAGGCAATTCGTACCTGGAGCGGCACCGAAGGTTACCTGCCCGACCGCCAGCCAGTGATCGGTCACAGCGGCACCCAACCCGGTCTGTTGCACGCGTTCGGCTTTGCCGGCGCAGGTTTCCAGATCGGTCCTGCGGTGGGCCAGGCGCTCACCGAGATCATCTGCAGCGGCGCCTCAACCACGTCGCTGGATGCGTTTTCCATCACCCGGTTTCACTCCATCTCCGTTGCTTGA
- a CDS encoding type VI secretion system Vgr family protein, producing MHNDKESPFTLTLLNGDLSLQVLQFNGLEALNQPYRFDIEVIGLAPAMSLDSLLKQPVFFSLAEGRGIHGIIHCATREHRDLHRIGYRLALVPWLQNLDRQRCRRVFHQLDVPAILHQLLEENGLPEDSYRFELPHGRYPVRPFCIQFDETDLAFLQRLCEEEGIHYHFEHQRDGHVLVLADDSLSFPQEPLLMPFHGDAPAAVNEPVISELFQRHTSHPLTAPPAPPPLERDQLSRRTLERLRCRHGQMQGQSNHHALLSGRIVQVSEHPLPNFNDQWLLTEIRHQGRQSSILEHNATNRVRRYSNQFTAIPWSTVFRPALTQARPNIPGFQTARVLGPVGQPAQPDDQGRIKVRLWPTPEIEEDESSGFWLPMVVVAPDGRIDPSRLPVAGTDVLVSFLDSDPDRPVLYATANSPPAPRPVPHPKGDDRLLFDWLVNRKA from the coding sequence ATGCACAACGACAAGGAAAGTCCTTTCACCCTGACCCTGCTGAACGGCGATTTGAGTTTGCAGGTGCTGCAGTTCAATGGCCTTGAAGCCCTCAACCAGCCTTACCGGTTCGACATCGAAGTGATCGGCCTGGCGCCGGCCATGAGCCTGGATAGCCTGCTGAAACAACCGGTATTTTTCAGCCTGGCGGAGGGCCGCGGCATTCACGGCATCATTCACTGCGCCACCCGCGAACACCGCGACCTGCACCGGATCGGCTACCGGCTGGCGCTGGTGCCCTGGCTGCAAAACCTCGACCGACAGCGTTGCCGCCGGGTGTTTCATCAACTCGACGTGCCCGCCATCCTGCACCAGTTGCTCGAAGAAAACGGCCTGCCTGAAGACAGCTACCGCTTTGAACTGCCGCACGGGCGCTATCCTGTCAGGCCGTTCTGCATTCAGTTTGATGAGACGGACCTGGCCTTCCTGCAAAGACTCTGCGAAGAAGAAGGCATTCACTATCACTTCGAACATCAGCGCGACGGCCATGTGCTGGTGCTGGCCGACGACAGTCTGAGCTTCCCTCAAGAACCATTGCTGATGCCTTTTCACGGCGACGCGCCTGCTGCCGTGAACGAGCCGGTGATCAGTGAGTTGTTCCAGCGCCACACCTCGCACCCACTCACCGCCCCCCCTGCCCCACCACCGCTCGAGCGCGACCAGCTCAGCCGCAGGACACTGGAACGCCTGCGCTGCCGGCACGGGCAGATGCAGGGTCAAAGCAACCACCACGCCCTGCTCAGTGGAAGAATCGTACAAGTGTCGGAACATCCGCTGCCGAACTTCAACGATCAATGGCTGCTGACCGAAATCCGGCATCAGGGCCGGCAGTCGTCGATTCTTGAGCACAACGCCACCAACCGGGTGCGGCGTTATAGCAATCAGTTCACCGCCATTCCATGGTCAACGGTATTCCGGCCCGCGCTCACACAGGCCAGACCCAACATTCCGGGGTTTCAGACGGCCCGGGTGCTGGGTCCTGTCGGCCAGCCAGCGCAACCGGATGATCAAGGTCGGATAAAGGTCAGGTTATGGCCAACCCCGGAGATCGAGGAGGATGAATCCAGCGGATTCTGGTTGCCCATGGTCGTCGTCGCGCCGGATGGCCGGATCGATCCGTCCAGGCTGCCGGTCGCCGGAACCGACGTGCTCGTCAGTTTTCTCGACAGCGATCCGGACCGACCCGTGTTGTACGCCACCGCGAACAGCCCGCCGGCGCCTCGCCCCGTCCCGCACCCCAAGGGCGATGACCGCCTGCTGTTTGACTGGCTGGTGAACCGCAAGGCCTGA
- a CDS encoding ABC transporter permease — translation MSTLVALRQGRQGYLLSAPALALYVCLLVIPLLLTLVLSFNVFDYSSGINGNAYTVDHYSSLLGDPYFYEIFLRTFWISALTTLLCVVIGVPEAYILSRMGAPWRSIFLILILTPLLISVVVRAFGWSLLLGADGLVNQTVQAFGGSPMKLLYTPFAVVIALVHVMLPFMIIPVWTSLQKLDPAAEQAALSLGASHLTVMRKVVLPQIMPGVLSGTLIVFGLAASSFAIPGLLGGRRIKMVATLIYDQYLSELNWPMGAAIAVALLLLNLLIMLSWNRMIEGRYKKSLG, via the coding sequence ATGAGTACGCTCGTCGCCCTTCGCCAGGGACGCCAGGGTTACCTGTTGTCGGCACCGGCACTGGCGTTGTACGTCTGCCTGCTGGTGATCCCGCTGCTGCTGACGCTGGTGTTGTCGTTCAACGTCTTCGACTACAGCTCGGGGATCAACGGTAACGCCTACACCGTCGACCATTACAGCAGCCTGCTGGGTGATCCGTATTTCTACGAAATCTTTTTGCGTACATTCTGGATCAGCGCCCTGACCACCCTGCTGTGCGTGGTGATCGGCGTGCCCGAGGCCTATATCCTCAGCCGCATGGGCGCGCCATGGCGCTCGATTTTCCTGATTCTGATCCTCACGCCGTTGCTGATTTCGGTGGTGGTCCGCGCCTTCGGCTGGAGCCTGTTGCTCGGCGCCGACGGCCTGGTCAACCAGACCGTGCAAGCCTTTGGCGGCTCGCCGATGAAGCTGCTCTACACGCCGTTCGCGGTGGTGATAGCGCTGGTCCACGTGATGCTGCCGTTCATGATCATTCCGGTCTGGACCTCGCTGCAGAAACTCGACCCCGCCGCCGAACAAGCGGCGTTATCCCTGGGCGCCAGCCACCTCACGGTGATGCGCAAAGTGGTGCTGCCGCAAATCATGCCCGGTGTGCTCTCCGGCACGTTGATCGTGTTCGGCCTCGCCGCCAGCTCCTTTGCCATTCCCGGCCTGCTCGGCGGACGCCGCATTAAGATGGTCGCCACGTTGATCTACGACCAGTACCTGTCGGAACTCAACTGGCCGATGGGCGCGGCCATCGCCGTCGCGCTGCTGTTGCTCAACCTGCTGATCATGCTGTCGTGGAACCGGATGATCGAAGGCCGCTACAAGAAGTCATTGGGATAA
- a CDS encoding YebC/PmpR family DNA-binding transcriptional regulator, translating to MGAQWKVKHKEAAANAKGKIFGKLVKEITIAARNGADTTTNAHLRLVVEQAKKASMPRETLERAIKKGSGQLGETVQYHRVTYEGFAPHQVPLIVECVTDNINRTVAEIRVAFRKGQLGASGSVAWDFDHVGMIEASPDSPDADPEMAAIEAGAQDFEPAEEGATLFITEASDLDSVQKALPEQGFTVLSAKLGYKPKNPVSGLSDEQMAEVEAFLEGLDNHDDVQDMFVGLAG from the coding sequence ATGGGCGCACAGTGGAAGGTTAAACACAAAGAAGCGGCAGCCAATGCCAAGGGCAAGATCTTCGGCAAACTGGTGAAAGAAATCACCATCGCTGCGCGCAACGGTGCCGATACCACCACCAACGCACACCTGCGTCTGGTGGTCGAACAGGCGAAAAAGGCTTCGATGCCTCGCGAAACCCTGGAACGCGCGATCAAGAAAGGCTCCGGCCAGCTCGGCGAAACCGTGCAATACCATCGCGTGACTTATGAAGGGTTCGCGCCGCACCAGGTGCCGCTGATCGTTGAATGCGTGACCGACAACATCAACCGCACCGTCGCGGAAATCCGCGTCGCGTTCCGTAAGGGCCAGCTCGGCGCTTCCGGTTCCGTCGCCTGGGACTTCGACCATGTGGGCATGATCGAGGCGTCCCCGGACAGCCCGGATGCCGATCCGGAAATGGCTGCCATTGAAGCCGGTGCACAGGATTTCGAGCCTGCCGAAGAGGGTGCAACCCTGTTCATCACCGAAGCCTCCGACCTGGATTCGGTGCAGAAAGCCTTGCCTGAGCAGGGTTTCACGGTGTTGTCGGCGAAGCTCGGTTACAAGCCGAAGAACCCGGTCAGCGGGTTGAGCGACGAGCAGATGGCTGAAGTTGAAGCCTTCCTTGAAGGCCTCGATAACCATGACGATGTGCAGGACATGTTTGTCGGGTTGGCGGGTTAA